The nucleotide window CAGGCCCGCCCGGCCGAACGGGGCGATCGCATGGTGGGTGCCGTCGGGCGTGGTCGTCGACCGACCGCGCAGCGGGGTCACCTCCGGCAACCGCGGGGGTACGGGGGCACGCCAGCTCGCGTGCCCCACTGTCGCCCCGCCACCCCCGGTCCGCGAGGCCCAGTCGACCGGCACCACTGCCGCGACGGCCCAGTCGGCGGCCAACAACCCGGGCACCGCGTCGACCAGGGTGGCCAACCCGTCGGCCGGGTTGGCCGCGACCTGGGCCAGCAGCTCCGCGTCCTGGCCGGTGGTGGTGGGCGCGCCGATCGCCCGCCACACACCGTCCACCCGCACCCCGGGTATCGCCGCGAGGCCGGCCAGCAGCCGCTCCACCCGCGCCGCGCCCGGCCAGACGACAGTGAAGTCGTCCACCGCGCGCCCGCCGAGCCGTTCGAGGACCACCACCTGGACGATGTCCGCCCCGGAGACGCCCAACGTGCGGGCGACCTGGCCGAGGGTGCCCGGACGGTCCGGCAGGGTGACCCGAACTCGCAGCAACATGTCTGTCCCTCCGCTCGGCGGGCCGGCAAAAGAGCGGCCGGCAGGCTGCTCACAGCCTGGTAGTTGACCATTTCGTCCCTGTTGCAGTGGCATGTCCCGAGGGGAAATTCTGACCTTGACAACGTGAGCGGGCTGCCATCAACTAGTCGGATGAGCGATCCGGCCGTTGATGCGCCACGGCCGGAGGCCGTCTCCGCCTCCGTCTCCCCGGCCGGGCTGGCCCTGGACCGTCTCGCCGACTATCTGGCGGAGCACCGACCCGAGCTGGCCGTCGGGCCGCTGCGGGCCCAGCTGATCGCGGGCGGCAAGTCCAACCTCACCTACCTGTTGCGCCTCGGTGACCGCGAGGTCGTGCTGCGCCGTCCCCCGCTGGGGCACGTGCTGGCGACCGCGCACGACATGGCACGCGAGTTCCGGGTCATCTCCGCGCTGGCACCGACCGAGGTGCCGGTCCCGGGGGCGCTGCTGCTCTGCGCCGATCCCGAGGTGATCGGCGCGCCGTTCTACCTGATGGAGCGGATGCCCGGCGAGGTGTTCCGCACCCGCGCGCAGACCGACCCGTTGGGCGACGAGCGCCGTCGGGCCCTCGCCATGGCGATGATGGACACACTCGCCGCGCTGCACAGCGTCGAGCCGACCACTGTCGGGCTCGGTGACTTCGGCCGCCCCGAGGGCTACCTCGCCCGGCAGGTGCGCCGCTGGGCCGGGCAGCTCGACCGCTCCCGCAGCCGCCCACTGCCCGGCATCGACGAGCTGCGCGACCTGCTCGCGGCCACCGCCCCGGAGGGCGCGAACGCCGGCCGGATCGTGCACGG belongs to Micromonospora ureilytica and includes:
- a CDS encoding phosphotransferase family protein, translating into MSDPAVDAPRPEAVSASVSPAGLALDRLADYLAEHRPELAVGPLRAQLIAGGKSNLTYLLRLGDREVVLRRPPLGHVLATAHDMAREFRVISALAPTEVPVPGALLLCADPEVIGAPFYLMERMPGEVFRTRAQTDPLGDERRRALAMAMMDTLAALHSVEPTTVGLGDFGRPEGYLARQVRRWAGQLDRSRSRPLPGIDELRDLLAATAPEGANAGRIVHGDYRLDNLLASADPVVVHAVLDWEMATLGDPLADLGLLLTYWDVLGDSDTAAGNPVADGLGPRAGFPTGGELIDRYAGRADVDVGPLHWHVALGCFKLAVICEGIHYRHTLGQTLGEGFDRIGEMVAPLVAHGLTAARER
- a CDS encoding amino acid-binding protein, which translates into the protein MLLRVRVTLPDRPGTLGQVARTLGVSGADIVQVVVLERLGGRAVDDFTVVWPGAARVERLLAGLAAIPGVRVDGVWRAIGAPTTTGQDAELLAQVAANPADGLATLVDAVPGLLAADWAVAAVVPVDWASRTGGGGATVGHASWRAPVPPRLPEVTPLRGRSTTTPDGTHHAIAPFGRAGLVLVVAREYSDTLCAANFHSTEVDRLTQLVRACAVILGDRLDLVGAPPVVAGP